GGcactaggctgagcttccaatgaatgtgCAGGTACTGTATACGTGTGAGCAGCAGAGGAGGAAGATCTACACAACAACTTCTTCAAGGGCCAGAGGAGAGACGTAAGAGCTTAGATAAGAACTTAAAAACCCAGCCGGAACCGCAGATGTATGGAGCGTCACGTGGTTAACAGCATCATGAGTAAATGGACTGGTTCATTCCCCTGATGATCTGATCATTGATTAtagtctacccccccccccccaccccctacccccTGTCTTGCAGAGATGGGTCCAGCCAGCCCAGATACAGTGGGGGTGCCGTTAGCCTGCCCATTCTGTCAACGCACATACCAGCGCGACTCCTCCCTGCGGGAGCACATCCGGTTCTGCCACGAGCGGGAGGGGGGGCGGCTGGTCTGCCCGCTGTGTGGCGTCAGCGCCACCTACAGGGAGCAGATGGAACAGCACATGTTGATGCACACCAACCCACCAGGAAAGGTTGGTGTAGGGGTTTGTCAGCATGAGCAAAGTGAGCACGGTGACTTTGCCACCGGTAAAAGTATAACGTGGGTGTGTCTCTCCCAGTTCCCAGTGTTCGACAACACCATGGAGAACAGAAGGTTTAAATGCACACAGTGTGGAAAAGCCTTCAAGTACAAGCACCACCTTAAGGAGCACCTGCGCATACACAGTGGTACGCTGCAACACCCTCTGATTGGCTAAGCTTGATCCCTCAAATCCTTCTGATTGGTTAAGATCACTCCACTTTAAAATGCCTTGTGATGGCATGTCTAATTTCGATTGTTTGAGCAGATAATTTTCTTAAGAAACCACTGCAAAAGCACAATCCAGAGTCATTATCGGCAAACTAAGGTTAAGTATCGTTGTTATGTAGATTAACTGTGAACAAACATATTACAACGAAGTCTGAGAGAGTGTTTCTGTCCACTAGGTGAGAAGCCTTATGAATGCTCCAACTGTAAAAAGAGATTCTCCCATTCGGGGTCCTACAGCTCTCACCTCAGCAGCAAGAAGTGTCtgagtgggggggcggggccaggggcgGAGTCAGAGGTGCAAAATGGACAGACATACACCACTTACCTCAACAACTCCTCCCCCACCTCGCCGTCAGCCGGTGGGGGACGGAACGGCAAGAGGCGCTCCCCATTCCCATTCCAGGCACAGTCAGATGCACTCCCCAGGGAGGTACTGCTCAGGGGCCAGGACCCGGGGAGAGCCTGGGAGACAGCTGCGGAGCTGCCTTACCACGCTGCCCTGCTGGCCCACCTGCCCCCCGGGGGGAAGTTCGAGCACATGCTTCAGGAGGCGCTGCGGAGGGGGGCACGGGGAGCCGAGGAGGGCCCTACGGGAGAGGACAGAGGGCGGGGCCACGAAGGGGCCAGACAGGGCGAGACGCCGGGGAGCGGCGTGACATGCAACTGGTGTGCACAGCTCTTTCCCAGCCCCGCCGTCCTGCTGCAGCACGAACGCTACCTCTGTACCATGAACAGGGACGTCACAGAGGCCCTCGAGGGCCTCCGCCGTGGGGGCGCTTCCCCCCCGGCCTTTTCCAGGTCCTCCACGCGGTCACGGGAACCCCGCAGAGCCACCAATGGCTTCTCCGAGGAGGAAAGGTCACCGCTGGCAAGATCCACATGGCACGGGTTCCCAGGACAGCCGCTGGGCTCCACCCGCTCCCCCCTGCCGCCCCTCCCCAGCCTGCTGGCCTCTCAGCCACTCTGGCCTCGTTCGGGGTCCGGCAGTCCGGCTCACCGGGCCACCCTGCAACCCCCCTCACCCTCTATCTCGGAGCAGAGGGCCGGCTCCACCTCAGGATTCTCTCCTCCGCCACTTTGCCTGGACCTATCCGCCAGCACCTCCCCCTCCGGCCGGCCGGCTCCCTCAGTCTGGACCCCTGGCTCTGCCGGTTCCCAGAACGAGCCCTTGGATCTCTCGCTGCCCCGGCTGCGGCCAGGCCTCCACAAAGACAGAGGGCGCAGCAGGACTCCGGGAAAGGAGAAAGAATGCCCTGGCAGCCATCACAAAGGACTAACTCCGCCTCTGCACCCGCCAGCGGGGGTCGGATACAGTGTGACGCCGCTGTTCGGAAGTTCCATTTATGGCACAGCGCACCCCTTCTTCAACCCCGCCCTGGCTCCCAGCATCGGCAGCACAGCATACAATGGGCTCCCAGTCCTCACGACCCCCATGGCCTACATCCGGGAGTCCGACACAGAAACCATGTTCAAGAAGATACAACAGGAACGGCAGACATTCATGGTGAGGCCTCGCTGAAGCTCCGTCCTCCGAATATCAGTAACCCCACGATGTGGATGCACTAGGATTACTAACCGGCACTGGACTTTGGGGTTCCCCCGTGGGCAATTTAATTACTTTGTTTTTGGCGATATATTTAATTGTAAATGACCCATTATTTTACtagtaaatgtataaatataaatggaTTTCTGATGGGAGCAGAGAGAGCAGGCGAGGCTGTGAGGTTGTGAGGTTGTGAGGTTGCACTGATGACTCACACGGCTCATGGTGCCGACCTGCGTCGCTGTGGCAAGACCGAGAGCATTAGTCAGCACTAGGGCCGCCAGCTTCCACGCCGTGACATTTTGCAGACGGAGCTGTTTGCTTTTGCGTGGGCCAGAGACACACATCGAGGGCCATCTACTGGGGGGAATTCCGGGGCCATTGCTGACGGGGGCCTCTGCTCCAACCTCGGGGCATGGGGCACAATTCCAACCCATAACCTTATACTTTTATGTcttcgggtttttttttttttattaaacatgaTGTTGGTTTGTGAATGAACCCTACAATTTAGCGAGAAACAGAGCCCAGGCGACATCAAGGTGCGGAGGGACCGCACAGCCATGCAGGGGAACCTGGAAACATTCCAATTCACCCAGCTTCACGCGTCCGAAGGCCGGAACGCCGGCATTCCGTATTTGTCCAGGAAAACTCGAGAAAACCAAACTCCCTTGTGTTCTGTATTTTGACGCATCAGGGTGAAACGGTGACACGGAACTGCCTGGATTACTTGTCGGTGATGGAGGACGGCTTGGAGGGAGGCGACGGCGGCCTGGGCAGGAAGAGGTTGAGGAAGACGGACGAGGGCCTTTATGCCTGTGACATTTGTGAGAAAACCTTCCAGAAGAGCAGCTCCTTGCTGCGGCATAAGTAcgagcacacaggtaggctctgccccccccgTGGATTGTCTTTTGTCCCTACCTaccccggggaggggggggttcctATTTCCTGTCCTGACAGTGCTGCTGATCTGCTGATCTCCCCTCTCTTCGGCTTTCTGGGCAGGTCGGCGTCCACACGAGTGCAAGGTGTGCAGGAAGGCATTCAAGCACAAGCACCACCTGATCGAGCACTCGCGCCTGCACTCGGGCGAGAAGCCGTACCAGTGCGATAAGTGCGGGAAGCGCTTCTCACACTCCGGCTCCTACTCGCAGCACATGAACCACCGCTACTCCTACTGCAGCCGCGACCTCGATGTCAGCGAGCTTCCTGGCGAGGAGccgccaccagggggcgctgagccctgccggcccctggatcTGGGCCTGTCTTTAACGGGGGCCCCTGCCTCCCTCAGCGATTCCAGCCTGGATGGGGCTACCGGTGTCCTtagggaggaggaggatgatgaggaggaggaagaggagggggaGCGGCGACACCGGGACAACTACACGGAGGGGAGGGCCGCAGTGCTGGATGAGGGGATTCAGCCCACAGATGGGTCCCCCCCTGTGGGAGATGAGGACATGTGTGGTGAGGGCAGCAGTGTGGGAAGCAGTggcccagaggagctggagggagCTAGTGGGAGCGAGAACACCAGTAACTGAGACCAGTACAAGGCGTACGTAGCAGGGGATGGCAGTGGGAGTGACTGCAAGCTAGGAAAATATAAATGACAGGAACAAAATGACAACAGGAGGTGCACAGTCCAGAAAAAGGAAGGAATGTTCCAGAACATTGCTGGGGGTGGTACAAGAGGAGGAAGCTTCATTAAATGGATGCAAGTCTGGTGGCTTGTAGAGGAGGGCAGGTCACACAGCATTTTCCTGGAATCAAACA
This genomic interval from Paramormyrops kingsleyae isolate MSU_618 chromosome 8, PKINGS_0.4, whole genome shotgun sequence contains the following:
- the LOC111835330 gene encoding zinc finger E-box-binding homeobox 2-like isoform X2; this translates as MAEESRGKRRKQANPKRNQVSIDKLHALGSEGEDDGVPWTEEAQDLYKAGGQGESSLMPTEGTESQSPILHGRYASLSPEHHWHGEERNTPSRDGTDGAVASLRDQTSLVYGQGEETQGLTSLADYDILLQFARGQGVQLQQHNGDTPGHRCSPAGHGSPSGQEMGPASPDTVGVPLACPFCQRTYQRDSSLREHIRFCHEREGGRLVCPLCGVSATYREQMEQHMLMHTNPPGKFPVFDNTMENRRFKCTQCGKAFKYKHHLKEHLRIHSGEKPYECSNCKKRFSHSGSYSSHLSSKKCLSGGAGPGAESEVQNGQTYTTYLNNSSPTSPSAGGGRNGKRRSPFPFQAQSDALPREVLLRGQDPGRAWETAAELPYHAALLAHLPPGGKFEHMLQEALRRGARGAEEGPTGEDRGRGHEGARQGETPGSGVTCNWCAQLFPSPAVLLQHERYLCTMNRDVTEALEGLRRGGASPPAFSRSSTRSREPRRATNGFSEEERSPLARSTWHGFPGQPLGSTRSPLPPLPSLLASQPLWPRSGSGSPAHRATLQPPSPSISEQRAGSTSGFSPPPLCLDLSASTSPSGRPAPSVWTPGSAGSQNEPLDLSLPRLRPGLHKDRGRSRTPGKEKECPGSHHKGLTPPLHPPAGVGYSVTPLFGSSIYGTAHPFFNPALAPSIGSTAYNGLPVLTTPMAYIRESDTETMFKKIQQERQTFMGETVTRNCLDYLSVMEDGLEGGDGGLGRKRLRKTDEGLYACDICEKTFQKSSSLLRHKYEHTGRRPHECKVCRKAFKHKHHLIEHSRLHSGEKPYQCDKCGKRFSHSGSYSQHMNHRYSYCSRDLDVSELPGEEPPPGGAEPCRPLDLGLSLTGAPASLSDSSLDGATGVLREEEDDEEEEEEGERRHRDNYTEGRAAVLDEGIQPTDGSPPVGDEDMCGEGSSVGSSGPEELEGASGSENTSN
- the LOC111835330 gene encoding zinc finger E-box-binding homeobox 2-like isoform X3: MPTEGTESQSPILHGRYASLSPEHHWHGEERNTPSRDGTDGAVASLRDQTSLVYGQGEETQGLTSLADYDILLQFARGQGVQLQQHNGDTPGHRCSPAGHGSPSGQEMGPASPDTVGVPLACPFCQRTYQRDSSLREHIRFCHEREGGRLVCPLCGVSATYREQMEQHMLMHTNPPGKVGVGVCQHEQSEHGDFATGKSITWVCLSQFPVFDNTMENRRFKCTQCGKAFKYKHHLKEHLRIHSGEKPYECSNCKKRFSHSGSYSSHLSSKKCLSGGAGPGAESEVQNGQTYTTYLNNSSPTSPSAGGGRNGKRRSPFPFQAQSDALPREVLLRGQDPGRAWETAAELPYHAALLAHLPPGGKFEHMLQEALRRGARGAEEGPTGEDRGRGHEGARQGETPGSGVTCNWCAQLFPSPAVLLQHERYLCTMNRDVTEALEGLRRGGASPPAFSRSSTRSREPRRATNGFSEEERSPLARSTWHGFPGQPLGSTRSPLPPLPSLLASQPLWPRSGSGSPAHRATLQPPSPSISEQRAGSTSGFSPPPLCLDLSASTSPSGRPAPSVWTPGSAGSQNEPLDLSLPRLRPGLHKDRGRSRTPGKEKECPGSHHKGLTPPLHPPAGVGYSVTPLFGSSIYGTAHPFFNPALAPSIGSTAYNGLPVLTTPMAYIRESDTETMFKKIQQERQTFMGETVTRNCLDYLSVMEDGLEGGDGGLGRKRLRKTDEGLYACDICEKTFQKSSSLLRHKYEHTGRRPHECKVCRKAFKHKHHLIEHSRLHSGEKPYQCDKCGKRFSHSGSYSQHMNHRYSYCSRDLDVSELPGEEPPPGGAEPCRPLDLGLSLTGAPASLSDSSLDGATGVLREEEDDEEEEEEGERRHRDNYTEGRAAVLDEGIQPTDGSPPVGDEDMCGEGSSVGSSGPEELEGASGSENTSN
- the LOC111835330 gene encoding zinc finger E-box-binding homeobox 2-like isoform X1, yielding MAEESRGKRRKQANPKRNQVSIDKLHALGSEGEDDGVPWTEEAQDLYKAGGQGESSLMPTEGTESQSPILHGRYASLSPEHHWHGEERNTPSRDGTDGAVASLRDQTSLVYGQGEETQGLTSLADYDILLQFARGQGVQLQQHNGDTPGHRCSPAGHGSPSGQEMGPASPDTVGVPLACPFCQRTYQRDSSLREHIRFCHEREGGRLVCPLCGVSATYREQMEQHMLMHTNPPGKVGVGVCQHEQSEHGDFATGKSITWVCLSQFPVFDNTMENRRFKCTQCGKAFKYKHHLKEHLRIHSGEKPYECSNCKKRFSHSGSYSSHLSSKKCLSGGAGPGAESEVQNGQTYTTYLNNSSPTSPSAGGGRNGKRRSPFPFQAQSDALPREVLLRGQDPGRAWETAAELPYHAALLAHLPPGGKFEHMLQEALRRGARGAEEGPTGEDRGRGHEGARQGETPGSGVTCNWCAQLFPSPAVLLQHERYLCTMNRDVTEALEGLRRGGASPPAFSRSSTRSREPRRATNGFSEEERSPLARSTWHGFPGQPLGSTRSPLPPLPSLLASQPLWPRSGSGSPAHRATLQPPSPSISEQRAGSTSGFSPPPLCLDLSASTSPSGRPAPSVWTPGSAGSQNEPLDLSLPRLRPGLHKDRGRSRTPGKEKECPGSHHKGLTPPLHPPAGVGYSVTPLFGSSIYGTAHPFFNPALAPSIGSTAYNGLPVLTTPMAYIRESDTETMFKKIQQERQTFMGETVTRNCLDYLSVMEDGLEGGDGGLGRKRLRKTDEGLYACDICEKTFQKSSSLLRHKYEHTGRRPHECKVCRKAFKHKHHLIEHSRLHSGEKPYQCDKCGKRFSHSGSYSQHMNHRYSYCSRDLDVSELPGEEPPPGGAEPCRPLDLGLSLTGAPASLSDSSLDGATGVLREEEDDEEEEEEGERRHRDNYTEGRAAVLDEGIQPTDGSPPVGDEDMCGEGSSVGSSGPEELEGASGSENTSN